In a genomic window of Bombina bombina isolate aBomBom1 chromosome 8, aBomBom1.pri, whole genome shotgun sequence:
- the LOC128638121 gene encoding cornifelin homolog B-like → MASPVVTQPQVLQGHIVSQWSTELMDCCDDKGTCLLGAFCPPILACKVASAYGECCCLPVLFGSTLALRTGIRERYHIPGSICNDCVYLTFLAPCALCQMARELKRRMK, encoded by the exons ATGGCTTCTCCAGTTGTTACACAACCTCAGGTGTTGCAGGGGCATATTGTCAGCCAGTGGAGTACTGAACTTATGGACTGCTGTGATGACAAGGGCACCT GTCTGTTAGGAGCATTTTGCCCACCTATTTTGGCTTGTAAAGTTGCCTCAGCTTATGGGGAATGCTGCTGCCTACCAGTGCTGTTTGGATCAACACTTGCTTTAAGAACAGGGATAAGAGAACGTTACCACATTCCA GGCAGTATCTGTAACGACTGTGTGTACCTCACATTCCTTGCTCCATGTGCACTCTGTCAGATGGCTCGTGAGCTCAAGAGGAGAATGAAATGA